One Malus domestica chromosome 11, GDT2T_hap1 genomic region harbors:
- the LOC103447762 gene encoding exocyst complex component EXO70H1-like yields MPRKGMRTLFFKSPSPSPSNSPSRTTAMLPSSPRHSFSDSLMEENIEIAEALITKWDSDSGSTSYTAVTSIFYDDRQEARLYLKSVGDLQSAMQHFLISQTTSAEKLVRAQNLMQSAMKRLEKEFYQILSANREYLDAETVSSRSSRASTRTSVSDQDSESEDESRVATESVDHISWVAMSDLKSIADCMIASGYGKECVRIYNIIRKSILDESLYILGVEKMTLSQVQKMDWKVLETKIKNWLNAVKVSVKTLFYGERLLCDHVFAASNSIAESCFNEISKEAAMTLFGFPESVGKSKKLSPEKMFRVLDLYQAVSDLWPEIESIFSFESTSAVRSLAVNSLVKLGEAVRSMLEEFESAIQKETSKTPVPAGGVHPLTRYVMNYLTFLTDYTEVLTDIVADWPLAISTPLPEAYFGCYDAEESQLSIRVAWLVLVLLCKLDGKAALYKDVALSYLFLANNLQYVVGKVRSSNLKYLLGDYWVEKHDSKVQQYAANYERMGWTKVFDSLPKDPTAEISSDQARIYFKRFNAAFEEAYKKQTSWVVMDPKLRDEIKVSVAKKLVPTYREFYENHRNGIMRACGEDSLVRYAPENLDNYLSDLLYGVASGGSVSSFSSSSGSSSSSHSRGRQGR; encoded by the coding sequence ATGCCTAGGAAAGGAATGAGGACTCTGTTTTTCAAATCTCCGTCTCCGTCGCCTTCAAACTCTCCCTCCAGAACCACCGCCATGCTGCCTTCGTCGCCGCGCCACAGCTTCTCCGACTCGCTAATGGAAGAGAACATCGAAATCGCTGAGGCCCTAATCACCAAGTGGGACTCCGACTCTGGTTCCACTTCCTACACCGCTGTCACCTCCATCTTCTACGACGACCGCCAAGAGGCGAGACTCTACCTCAAATCCGTTGGGGACTTGCAGTCCGCCATGCAGCACTTCCTCATCTCCCAAACCACCAGCGCCGAGAAGCTCGTTCGAGCTCAGAATCTCATGCAATCCGCCATGAAACGTCTCGAGAAGGAGTTCTACCAGATTCTGTCAGCCAATCGGGAGTATTTAGACGCCGAAACGGTCTCCAGCCGGTCCTCCAGAGCTTCGACCCGGACCAGCGTATCAGATCAAGATTCCGAGTCGGAGGACGAGTCGCGAGTCGCAACCGAGTCGGTGGACCACATCTCTTGGGTCGCGATGTCTGATTTGAAATCCATCGCCGATTGCATGATCGCCTCCGGATACGGCAAGGAGTGCGTGAGAATTTACAACATCATCAGAAAATCGATCCTCGACGAGAGCCTTTACATCCTCGGCGTCGAGAAGATGACGCTCTCACAGGTTCAGAAGATGGACTGGAAAGTTCTGGAGACAAAGATCAAGAACTGGTTAAACGCCGTCAAAGTCTCCGTTAAGACTCTGTTCTACGGAGAACGGCTGCTCTGCGACCACGTCTTCGCCGCTTCGAACTCGATCGCCGAGTCCTGCTTCAACGAGATTTCGAAAGAGGCGGCAATGACCCTGTTTGGTTTCCCGGAATCGGTGGGAAAAAGCAAGAAACTTTCTCCCGAGAAAATGTTCCGTGTTTTGGACTTGTACCAGGCGGTATCGGATCTCTGGCCCGAGATCGAGTCCATTTTCTCATTCGAATCAACCTCCGCTGTCCGATCTCTGGCGGTTAACTCCCTGGTGAAGTTGGGCGAGGCCGTCCGTTCGATGCTTGAAGAATTTGAATCGGCGATCCAGAAGGAAACGTCCAAGACCCCGGTCCCCGCCGGTGGAGTCCACCCGCTCACGCGCTACGTCATGAATTATTTAACTTTCCTCACCGACTACACCGAAGTCCTCACCGATATAGTCGCCGACTGGCCGCTGGCGATCTCGACACCGCTACCCGAAGCTTACTTCGGGTGCTACGATGCCGAGGAATCGCAGCTTTCTATTCGCGTCGCCTGGCTCGTTCTCGTACTTCTCTGCAAGCTCGACGGGAAAGCTGCGCTGTACAAGGACGTGGCGCTATCCTATCTGTTCTTGGCCAACAATCTCCAATACGTCGTCGGAAAGGTCCGGAGCTCCAACCTCAAGTACCTGCTCGGGGATTACTGGGTGGAGAAGCACGACTCGAAAGTCCAACAGTACGCCGCGAACTACGAGCGCATGGGGTGGACCAAGGTGTTCGATTCCCTACCGAAAGATCCGACCGCTGAGATTTCATCCGACCAAGCCAGGATCTACTTCAAGCGCTTCAACGCGGCGTTTGAGGAGGCATACAAGAAACAAACATCGTGGGTCGTGATGGACCCGAAACTCCGAGACGAGATTAAAGTTTCGGTGGCGAAGAAGTTGGTGCCGACTTACCGGGAGTTTTACGAGAACCATAGGAACGGGATAATGAGAGCGTGCGGGGAGGACTCGTTGGTCAGATATGCCCCGGAGAATCTGGATAATTACTTGTCGGATCTGTTGTATGGGGTGGCGAGTGGCGGTAGCGTTTCGTCATTTTCCTCGTCCTCTGGCTCTTCCTCCTCGTCACACTCGCGTGGGAGGCAGGGTCGTTGA